A section of the Oryzias melastigma strain HK-1 linkage group LG14, ASM292280v2, whole genome shotgun sequence genome encodes:
- the vps26c gene encoding vacuolar protein sorting-associated protein 26C isoform X1 yields the protein MSVSLDIKLKRANKVYHEGETVAGVVMLSCKEAMQHHGISLSMEGIVNLQLSSKSVGVFEAFYNSVKPIQLINSNIEVAKAGKVPGGKTEIPFEFPLHTKGNKVLYETYHGVFVNIQYSLRCDLKRSLLAKDLSRTCEFIVHCQPQKSKVVPTPVNFTITPDTLQNTREKSSLPKFLIRGHLDATNCVISQPLTGEVVVENSEVPIKSIELQLVRVETCGCAEGYARDATEIQNIQIAEGDVCHGLSIPIYMVFPRLFTCPTLETTNFKVEFEINVVIVLHDDHLITENFPLKLCRV from the exons gaaactgTGGCTGGTGTCGTCATGTTGTCGTGTAAGGAGGCCATGCAGCATCACGGCATTTCTCTGAGCATGGAGGGGATTGTGAACCTGCAGCTGAGCTCCAAGAGCGTGGGTGTCTTTGAGGCTTTCTACAACTCCGTCAAG CCCATCCAGCTGATCAACAGCAACATCGAGGTTGCCAAGGCTGGAAAAGTCCCTGGAGGTAAAACTGAGATCCCCTTCGAGTTCCCTTTGCACACAAAAGGCAACAAAGTGCTCTATGAGACCTACCATGGCGTCTTTGTCAACATCCAG TATTCTCTACGCTGTGATCTGAAGCGCTCCCTGCTGGCCAAAGATCTGAGCAGGACCTGTGAGTTCATCGTCCACTGTCAG CCTCAGAAATCTAAAGTTGTTCCCACTCCGGTCAACTTCACCATCACTCCTGACACCCTGCAGAACACGCGTGAA aagAGTTCTCTACCGAAGTTTCTCATCAGAGGCCATTTAGACGCCACCAATTGTGTGATCAGCCAACCGCTGACGGGAGAGGTGGTGGTGGAGAACTCGGAGGTCCCCATCAAGAGTATTGAGCTGCAGCTCGTTCGGGTGGAGACCTGCG GCTGTGCTGAAGGTTACGCCAGAGACGCCACAGAAATCCAGAACATCCAGATAGCTGAAGGTGATGTCTGCCACGGCCTCTCCATCCCCATCTACATGGTGTTTCCTAGACTGTTCACCTGCCCCACCCTGGAGACCACCAACTTTAAAGTGG AGTTTGAAATCAACGTCGTTATTGTGCTTCATGACGATCATCTGATCACAGAGAATTTCCCCCTAAAGCTTTGCAGAGTCTGA
- the LOC112141839 gene encoding uncharacterized protein LOC112141839, with amino-acid sequence MILLGRMLCLPSPATVQELFSVARDASILPDISLDPVLTSFLSLDSSAALQHHFDFLQRGMSPQQQTAFNLNLTAAVGGSRVTYGGVGVVALALSMLFDVVAQQVRAQQPAHLTTQRSKAKKCLGISTSSRIGLIIHRYLSVIPGIANNQDDMAETTELYDDWLNRELLDHYERMMNKKRMSTESMQQWLTGAAFHLHMRIHQIRLQSVPLGSAQSFRLSYKTSLGHLIKKYTSYLRTNIQEVAPPQTKKPSTKADSKTKPTNLTHRTTTLDLSNSLHCNVSLVTGAVNDSRRINVTENRSCETDSFDKTLRDTNTTEGAGNSRETSAVHDSQEDKNSQGLLIIEPLRNISHSVRHHPCESQAIQEALVVRIMNAQDLERSRNFFLSPENVFQSLLRQTDDFELKKE; translated from the exons ATGATCCTGCTGGGCCGCATGCTGTGCCTTCCCTCTCCAGCCACCGTGCAGGAGCTGTTCTCTGTGGCTCGCGATGCCAGCATCCTTCCTGACATCTCCCTGGATCCCGTCCTCACCTCCTTCCTGTCGCTGGATTCCAGCGCTGCGCTGCAGCATCACTTTGACTTCTTACAGAGGGGCATGAGCCCACAGCAGCAGACGGCGTTCAATCTCAACCTGACTGCTGCCGTGGGGGGCAGCAGGGTCACTTATGGAGGAGTAGGGGTTGTTGCTTTGGCGCTCTCCATGCTTTTTGATGTGGTTGCACAGCAA GTCAGAGCACAGCAACCAGCTCATCTAACAACTCAGAGATCCAAAGCTAAGAAATGTTTGGGAATCAGCACGTCTTCCAGGATCGGCTTGATAATCCACAGATACCTCAGCGTCATCCCTGGCATCGCCAACAATCAGGATGACATGGCCGAGACCACAGAGCTCTACGATGACTGGCTGAACCGAGAGCTGCTGGACCACTATGAGAGGATGATGAACAAGAAGAGGATGAGCACCGAATCCATGCAGCAGTGGCTGACAGGAGCTGCGTTTCATCTGCACATGAGGATCCACCAG ATACGTCTTCAGTCTGTGCCTTTAGGATCAGCACAGTCATTCCGTTTGTCCTACAAGACCAGCTTAGGGCATCTGATAAAGAAGTACACATCCTACCTGCGCACAAACATCCAAGAAGTTGCACctccacaaacaaaaaaaccctcaacCAAAGCAGACAGTAAAACTAAACCTACAAACTTGACCCACAGAACAACCACTTTGGATCTCTCCAATAGCCTCCATTGCAATGTTAGTCTGGTAACTGGAGCCGTTAACGATTCTAGAAGAATCAATGTGACGGAAAACAGAAGCTGTGAAACGGACAGCTTTGATAAAACCTTAAGAGACACAAATACTACTGAAGGAGCAGGGAACAGCCGGGAAACTTCTGCTGTTCATGACAGTCAGGAGGACAAGAACAGTCAGGGTCTGTTGATCATTGAGCCTCTAAGGAACATTAGTCACAGTGTGCGGCATCACCCGTGTGAGTCTCAAGCCATCCAGGAGGCTTTGGTGGTTCGTATCATGAATGCTCAGGACCTGGAGCGCAGCAGAAACTTTTTCCTTTCCCCTGAGAACGTCTTCCAGAGTCTGCTCAGACAGACGGACGACTTTGAGCTCAAAAAAGAATAA
- the ttc3 gene encoding E3 ubiquitin-protein ligase TTC3, which translates to MADSDSDSGGEWEKGKCQKYSARESVVTFRVSEEVFENWLKIPTMTKREATQRMKVCSFWLPILLRGDESITASWAVEIGLINLKSTEDLKLKHLRKIEIVEKILFYLEIGTMKKESTRHVLSISNMFNLHSSEVYENALRWLEMAGDCKIREHLKELGSSHTCFTALHFIFTQFAKFIQELGGHFERTLATLLARPSDVIVEKCEEMKKKGNENFQKHNYEAALEFYSKALTFYPANHIIYGNRALCYIRCQKYLKAVCDGKRAILIEPRWAKGHYRFCEALFYLGEHQLALQANCSARQLCKGDPDGLRDLDQQSCKFRAEFQQRKGPQPKKAPSFKAGVMAKQSQTAKTAGRAGSATNKPAKVTEVKADRKTGKNEKPAEPEVSVKDPKLSQSAPTESNVSPKKKAKSISNEKKPQVSNRGKDACKELKSLVEDGHAALYDLRSRNAEQAFSKALTLVETITPEELGLSTLDVLLLLFGHASALTEIGQVEELTQAEKLLERIKEYEVWVFQSLVFYATGRVYLRENRFTVALQQFLDSLQMVKNQITPGKLTWPLTKEVVRETEPEQFKEILESAIDLCKFPPAPDAVCRLDKCLFPLKAEIYFTDPDFKGFIRLCCCQKCSVEYHITCWKSVKTSVFSEKNEKDILHDACLTPDCVGQICCIKIFGPTGLVKCKFEATIIKPQKTKKPKVNQKCTSPKKLKSKEDRKLKRKQLKRSFQDNQPIGNEILKQDEVSETQSLQKAWVLYRDRILLQISQNTDLLENENNFQVSALISSLKPWLELDFLRGNQIALSLLNCEQGALGQAVELLLERKHRVWARIFIQQLSNCVDINPKLSGWASRLNEAGLSASKAFIERYSGQLEELDLSPVLRFGPLQDIIIEKLGVKPELLSSIGLTLTEYLKQAPSEDARLFIWTLEEFREDYISCHAILDEYFEMMDGHCSVFKKSDENNSPIRAKNRGRKKKKEPKGLKVLPGINGVEPDQVFFDDDSLSFLHPADAFSIPNHLRDQVAEFEEQYNSTSHTSRCKWDLDNNPDPAKESMFDYFAQILEEHGPLMADDPLLVGELEHFPAVARQKIEEAGGFEEFLLESLRFVKVGRSVGLAKHSMSLQAASLDDLDDIADSDLNFSNFDLDDITGNGFHLESYTLQNPYFQNPYTFTHQPSGPDFIPNWSEGEFEQFPSFEPTSYEELDLDTFDYSAFETNSAPVREAEAVPQKHAAVQTLQETTRSVAVNTELHERFESSPGDINKTEKHNAQLQQQISDLTNNLEAKPINQEDIILCEQEIKKITTNIQVTHKELAMFQQKLEEDLKKDQQEKKANQEILKALKVEKEQLIEEHVKFTKQVEENKKTYDSKLRDFLELSNQSAAQKMSLEDEIKRCQTLLTSAARRSHTAQLVLAEISRDQKLTGLHRELTDSRTLLSKLDEVIHRFPNKGLEVIREECKINIKEAEKKISAAQKHYRELIDQQKNIRSEKPQNHNSNQPEAAAPSKPLSAAAKVFVPQATGPSSRSASTQSSAAAAEAAAPPSKKKLPNRKLDSHSSVFDKAMESLTAMFPHYSKPDLLRFIQELRTTRGGNLNNMTLQDMVSGVAQLILDHQDKLSAAKANAVGRGSPAHTPPLLTHSTVWQPVRSQRAPGSKALNVEDPCIICHEDMDPDDTSVLECRHSFHTECIKSWLKEQRTCPTCRTHALLTDDFPKLPGRRHLAL; encoded by the exons ATGGCAGACTCAGATtctgactctggtggtgaatgggagaaaggaaaatgtcaaaaatattcG GCCAGAGAATCAGTTGTCACCTTCCGTGTATCAG aggaGGTTTTTGAAAACTGGCTGAAAATTCCCACCATGACCAAAAGAGAAGCGACACAACGAATGAAAGTTTGTTCCTTCTGGCTTCCCATACTGCTTCGGGGGGACGAGTCCATCACTGCATCATGGGCTGTAGAAATTGGGTTAATTAACTTAAA GAGCACTGAGGACCTAAAGTTGAAACATCTGCGGAAGATAGAAATCGTggaaaaaatcctgttttactTGGAGATAGGAACT ATGAAAAAAGAATCGACGCGTCACGTTCTTTCAATAAGCAACATGTTTAATCTG CATTCTTCAGAGGTGTATGAAAATGCGTTGCGCTGGTTAGAAATGGCGGGAGATTGCAAAATCCGCGAGCACCTGAAGGAACTCGGCAGCTCACACACCTGCTTCACAGCCCTTCACTTTATCTTCACACAGT ttgCCAAGTTTATTCAAGAACTGGGAGGACACTTTGAGCGGACGCTGGCGACGCTGCTGGCTCGCCCCAGTGACGTTATCGTCGAG aaatgtgaagaaatgaagaagaaaggAAACGAGAACTTTCAAAAACATAACTATGAAGCTGCGCTTGAGTTCTACTCCAAAGCCCTCACATTTTA CCCTGCCAACCACATCATTTATGGAAACAGAGCCCTGTGCTACATTCGCTGTCAGAAGTACCT aaaagCAGTTTGTGATGGAAAACGAGCCATTCTTATTGAACCTCGCTGGGCAAAG gGTCATTATCGATTTTGTGAGGCTTTATTTTATCTCGGAGAGCACCAGTTGGCTCTTCAAGCAAACTGTTCAGCAAGACAACTTTGTAAAGGCGACCCAGATGGACTCAGAGATCTGGACCAACAGAGCTGTAAATTCAGAGCTGAATTTCAGCAACGCAAAG GTCCTCAACCAAAGAAAGCTCCGAG TTTTAAAGCAGGCGTCATGGCCAAACAGTCGCAAACTGCGAAAACAGCCGGTAGAGCTGGTTCAGCAACAAACAAGCCTGCAAAG gtCACAGAGGtaaaagcagacagaaaaacag gtaaaaatgaaaaacctgcagaaccAGAGGTCAGCGTTAAAGACCCTAAACTGTCACAAAG TGCGCCGACGGAATCGAACGTTTCTCCAAAAAAGAAGGCTAAGAGCATATCGAATGAAAAG AAACCACAGGTGTCCAATAGAGGTAAAGACGCGTGTAAAGAGTTGAAATCGTTGGTGGAAGACGGACACGCGGCGTTGTACGACCTCCGAAGCCGCAATGCGGAGCAGGCCTTCAGCAAAGCTCTGACCCTGGTGGAGACGATAACACCCGAG GAGCTTGGACTTTCTACTCTTGATGTTCTGCTATTACTTTTTGGACATGCTTCGGCTCTGACAGAAATTGGACAAGTTGAG GAACTGACACAAGCAGAGAAACTCCTGGAGAGAATCAAAGAGTATGAAGTGTGGGTGTTCCAGAGTCTGGTCTTCTACGCCACCGGGAGGGTTTATCTGAGGGAAAACag GTTCACAGTCGCATTGCAGCAGTTTCTAGATTCTTTGCAGATGGTGAAGAATCAAATAACTCCAGGTAAACTCACCTGGCCTTTAACCAAAGAAGTCGTCAGAGAAACTGAGCCGGAACAGTTTAAA GAAATTCTGGAGAGTGCTATTGATTTGTGTAAATTTCCTCCTGCTCCTGATGCCGTTTGCCGCCTCGACAAATGCTTGTTCCCTCTGAAAGCAGAAATCTACTTCACAGATCCAGATTTTAAG GGCTTTATTCGGTtatgctgctgtcaaaagtgcAGCGTTGAATACCACATCACTTGTTGGAAGTCTGTGAAGACGTCCGTTTTTTCTGAGAAGAATGAAAAG GATATTTTGCATGATGCCTGTTTGACGCCGGATTGTGTCGGCCAAATCTGTTGTATCAAAATTTTTGGTCCGACAGGCCTGGTGAAATGTAAG TTTGAAGCTACAATCATCAAGCCGCAGAAGACGAAGAAGCCTAAAGTGAATCAGAAATGTACAAG cCCAAAGAAATTAAAGTCTAAAGAAGATCGTAAGCTAAAGAGGAAGCAGCTTAAAAGGTCATTTCAAGATAATCAGCCCATTGGGAACGAGATTTTGAAGCAAGATGAAGTTTCTGAGACGCAGAGTTTGCAAAAAG CTTGGGTTCTGTACAGAGATCGGATTCTTCTGCAGATCAGTCAAAACACGGATCTTCTGGAGAACGAGAACAACTTCCAGGTTTCTGCTTTGATCAGCAGCCTGAAACCCTGGCTGGAGCTGGACTTTCTCAGGGGGAACCAAATCGCTTTGAGTCTTTTGAACTGCGAACAGGGGGCTTTAGGTCAAGCTGTTGAGCTTCTGCTGGAGAGGAAACACCGGGTTTGGGCCCGAATCTTTATCCAACAACTTAGTAATTGCGTGGATATAAATCCCAAACTCAGTGGCTGGGCAAGTCGGCTAAATGAAGCAG GTTTGAGTGCTTCCAAGGCTTTCATTGAACGTTATTCAGGACAGCTGGAGGAACTGGACTTGTCACCTGTTCTCAGATTTGGACCTTTGCAGGATATAATTATTGAAAAACTTGGCGTTAAACCGGAGCTTTTATCGAGCATCGGCTTGACTCTGACTGAATACTTAAAGCAGGCCCCGTCGGAGGACGCCAGGCTCTTTATCTGGACTCTGGAGGAGTTTAGAGAGGACTACATCTCCTGCCACGCTATTCTGGAtgaatattttgaaatgatgg ATGGACACTGTTCAGTCTTTAAAAAGTCAGATGAAAAT aattctCCTATCAGAGCTAAAAATCGAGGtcggaaaaagaagaaagagcCGAAG GGTCTAAAAGTTTTACCTGGAATAAACGGGGTAGAGCCAGACCAAGTCTTTTTTGATGATGACTcttt ATCATTCCTCCACCCTGCTGATGCCTTCAGCATCCCCAACCACCTCCGAGACCAGGTGGCGGAGTTTGAGGAGCAGTACAACAGCACCTCCCACACGAGTCGCTGTAAATGGGATTTGGACAACAATCCAGACCCGGCAAAGGAAAGCATGTTTGA TTATTTTGCCCAGATCTTGGAGGAGCACGGCCCCCTCATGGCAGACGACCCTCTGCTGGTGGGAGAGCTGGAGCACTTCCCCGCCGTGGCGAGGCAGAAGATCGAAGAGGCGGGCGGTTTTGAGGAGTTTCTTTTGGAGTCCCTTCGGTTCGTGAAGGTGGGCAGGAGCGTGGGCCTGGCAAAGCACTCGATGTCGCTGCAGGCGGCCAGCCTGGACGACCTGGACGACATCGCAGACTCTGACCTGAACTTCTCAAACTTTGATTTGGACGACATCACTGGAAACGGTTTCCACCTGGAGAGTTATACCTTACAGAACCCCTACTTTCAAAACCCATATACGTTTACCCATCAGCCCTCGGGGCCAGACTTCATCCCCAACTGGAGTGAAGGAGAATTTGAGCAGTTTCCGTCCTTTGAGCCCACCAGTTATGAGGAGCTCGATCTTGATACCTTTGATTATTCTGCTTTTGAAACTAACTCGGCGCCGGTCAGAGAGGCTGAAGCTGTCCCTCAGAAACACGCTGCAGTGCAG ACGCTGCAGGAGACCACAAGGAGTGTTGCCGTGAACACAGAGCTTCATGAGCGCTTTGAGAGCAGCCCG GGTGACATCAATAAAACAGAGAAGCACAACGCTCAGCTTCAGCAGCAGATCTCAGATTTGACGAATAACCTTGAAGCCAAACCGATAAACCAGGAAGACATCATTTTATGTGAGCAGGAAATTAAGAAGATAACGACAAACATTCAG GTGACCCACAAAGAGCTGGCGATGTTCCAGCAGAAGCTGGAGGAAGACTTGAAGAAGGACCAGCAGGAGAAGAAGGCCAACCAGGAGATTCTGAAGGCTCTGAAGGTGGAGAAAGAGCAGCTGATAGAGGAACACGTCAA ATTCACCAAGCAAGTTGAGGAGAACAAAAAGACTTATGACAGCAAGTTGAGGGATTTCCTGGAGTTGAG CAATCAGTCTGCAGCACAGAAGATGAGTCTGGAAGATGAGATCAAGCGGTGCCAAACCCTGCTCACCTCAGCCGCTCGGAGGTCTCACACCGCTCAG CTGGTTTTGGCTGAAATCAGTAGAGATCAGAAGCTGACTGGACTCCACAGAGAGCTGACGGACAGCAGGACTTTGCTGTCTAAACTGGACGAGGTCATTCACAG ATTCCCAAACAAAGGTCTGGAGGTGATCAGGGAGGAGTGCAAAATTAACATCAAAGAAGCGGAGAAGAAGATTTCTGCTGCCCAG AAACATTACCGGGAGCTGATTGATCAACAGAAGAACATAAGAAGTGAGAAGCCCCAGAACCACAACAGTAACCagcctgaagctgcagctccatCAAAACCA CTCTCTGCAGCAGCCAAAGTATTTGTTCCTCAGGCGACGGGTCCATCCTCCCGCTCCGCCTCCACCCAGAGCTCCGCCGCTGCAGCCGAGGCCGCGGCCCCCCCGTCGAAGAAAAAACTCCCCAACAGGAAGTTGGATTCTCACAGCAGCGTGTTTGACAAAGCCATGGAGAGCCTGACCGCCATGTTCCCGCACTACTCCAA GCCGGACTTGCTGAGGTTCATCCAGGAGCTGAGAACAACCAGAGGTGGGAACTTGAACAACATGACGCTGCAGGACATGGTCAGTGGGGTGGCCCAGCTGATCCTGGACCACCAG GATAAGCTCAGCGCCGCCAAGGCGAATGCTGTTGGTCGCGGGAGTCCGGCTCACACTCCACCTTTGCTGACCCACTCCACGGTTTGGCAGCCTGTCAGGTCACAGAGGGCTCCGGGTTCTAAAGCG ctgaACGTCGAGGATCCGTGCATCATCTGCCACGAGGACATGGACCCGGATGACACGTCGGTGCTGGAGTGCAGACACAGCTTCCACACAGAG TGCATCAAGTCTTGGCTGAAGGAGCAGAGGACCTGTCCCACCTGCAGGACGCACGCCCTGCTGACCGATGACTTCCCCAAGCTGCCCGGCAGAAGACACCTAGCCCTCTAA
- the vps26c gene encoding vacuolar protein sorting-associated protein 26C isoform X2: MSVSLDIKLKRANKVYHEGETVAGVVMLSCKEAMQHHGISLSMEGIVNLQLSSKSVGVFEAFYNSVKPIQLINSNIEVAKAGKVPGGKTEIPFEFPLHTKGNKVLYETYHGVFVNIQYSLRCDLKRSLLAKDLSRTCEFIVHCQPQKSKVVPTPVNFTITPDTLQNTRESSLPKFLIRGHLDATNCVISQPLTGEVVVENSEVPIKSIELQLVRVETCGCAEGYARDATEIQNIQIAEGDVCHGLSIPIYMVFPRLFTCPTLETTNFKVEFEINVVIVLHDDHLITENFPLKLCRV, encoded by the exons gaaactgTGGCTGGTGTCGTCATGTTGTCGTGTAAGGAGGCCATGCAGCATCACGGCATTTCTCTGAGCATGGAGGGGATTGTGAACCTGCAGCTGAGCTCCAAGAGCGTGGGTGTCTTTGAGGCTTTCTACAACTCCGTCAAG CCCATCCAGCTGATCAACAGCAACATCGAGGTTGCCAAGGCTGGAAAAGTCCCTGGAGGTAAAACTGAGATCCCCTTCGAGTTCCCTTTGCACACAAAAGGCAACAAAGTGCTCTATGAGACCTACCATGGCGTCTTTGTCAACATCCAG TATTCTCTACGCTGTGATCTGAAGCGCTCCCTGCTGGCCAAAGATCTGAGCAGGACCTGTGAGTTCATCGTCCACTGTCAG CCTCAGAAATCTAAAGTTGTTCCCACTCCGGTCAACTTCACCATCACTCCTGACACCCTGCAGAACACGCGTGAA AGTTCTCTACCGAAGTTTCTCATCAGAGGCCATTTAGACGCCACCAATTGTGTGATCAGCCAACCGCTGACGGGAGAGGTGGTGGTGGAGAACTCGGAGGTCCCCATCAAGAGTATTGAGCTGCAGCTCGTTCGGGTGGAGACCTGCG GCTGTGCTGAAGGTTACGCCAGAGACGCCACAGAAATCCAGAACATCCAGATAGCTGAAGGTGATGTCTGCCACGGCCTCTCCATCCCCATCTACATGGTGTTTCCTAGACTGTTCACCTGCCCCACCCTGGAGACCACCAACTTTAAAGTGG AGTTTGAAATCAACGTCGTTATTGTGCTTCATGACGATCATCTGATCACAGAGAATTTCCCCCTAAAGCTTTGCAGAGTCTGA
- the LOC112142558 gene encoding tubulin alpha-1C chain produces the protein MKKQLGNNIKTSPREETPLLHFCTRFIKVSKWKLAASFYNFYFFKEKNNYSENMRECISVHVGQAGVQIGNACWELYCLEHGIQPDGQMPSDKTIGRGDDSFNTFFSETGAGKHVPRAVFVDLEPTVIDEVRSGNYRQLFHPEQLITGKEDAANNYARGHYTIGKEIIDLVLDRIRKLADQCTGLQGFLVFHSFGGGTGSGFTSLLMERLSVDYGKKSKLEFSIYPAPQVSTAVVENRLISQIVSSITASLRFDGALNVDLTEFQTNLVPYPRIHFPLATYAPVISAEKAYHEQLSVAEITNACFEPANQLVKCDPRRGKYMACCLLYRGDVVPKDVNAAIAAIKTKRSIQFVDWCPTGFKVGINYQPPTVVPGGDLAKVQRAVCMLSNTTAIAEAWARLDHKFDLMYAKRAFVHWYVGEGMEEGEFSEAREDMAALEKDYEEVGADSLEEDDEGEEY, from the exons ATGAAGAAACAACTCGGGAACAATATAAAAACTTCGCCAAGGGAGGAAACGCCTCTACTTCACTTTTGCACCAGATTCATTAAGGTCTCCAAGTGGAAACTAGCGGcgtctttttataatttttatttctttaaagaaaaaaataactactctGAAAATATG CGTGAGTGTATCTCGGTGCACGTTGGCCAGGCTGGTGTCCAGATTGGCAATGCCTGCTGGGAACTCTACTGTCTGGAGCATGGGATCCAGCCTGATGGGCAGATGCCCAGTGACAAAACCATTGGCAGAGGAGACGATTCTTTCAATACCTTCTTCAGTGAGACGGGAGCTGGAAAGCACGTTCCCAGAGCCGTGTTCGTTGACCTGGAGCCCACAGTGATCG ATGAAGTGCGCTCTGGGAACTACCGGCAGCTGTTCCACCCTGAGCAGCTGATCACTGGCAAGGAGGATGCTGCCAACAACTACGCCCGTGGACACTACACCATCGGTAAAGAAATCATCGACCTGGTTCTGGACAGGATCCGCAAACTG GCGGACCAGTGCACTGGTCTTCAGGGCTTCCTGGTGTTTCACAGCTTCGGTGGAGGCACCGGCTCTGGCTTCACCTCTCTGCTGATGGAACGTCTGTCTGTGGACTACGGCAAGAAGTCCAAGCTGGAGTTCTCCATCTACCCTGCTCCCCAGGTGTCCACTGCTGTGGTGGA GAACCGGCTGATCAGCCAGATCGTGTCCTCCATTACTGCTTCTCTTCGTTTTGATGGTGCCCTCAATGTAGATCTGACAGAGTTCCAGACCAACTTGGTACCATATCCCCGAATCCACTTCCCTCTGGCCACCTACGCCCCCGTCATCTCTGCAGAGAAAGCTTATCACGAGCAGCTTTCAGTCGCTGAGATCACAAATGCCTGCTTTGAACCAGCAAACCAGTTGGTCAAGTGTGATCCTCGTCGAGGCAAGTACATGGCCTGCTGCCTTCTGTATCGTGGGGATGTGGTACCCAAAGATGTAAATGCTGCCATTGCCGCCATAAAAACCAAGCGCTCCATCCAGTTTGTAGATTGGTGCCCCACTGGTTTCAAGGTGGGCATCAACTACCAGCCTCCAACTGTAGTACCTGGTGGTGACCTGGCCAAGGTGCAGAGAGCCGTGTGCATGCTCAGCAACACCACTGCTATTGCAGAGGCCTGGGCTCGTCTGGATCACAAGTTTGACCTGATGTACGCCAAGCGCGCATTTGTTCACTGGTATGTGGGTGAAGGTATGGAGGAGGGGGAGTTCTCTGAGGCCAGGGAGGACATGGCAGCTCTGGAGAAGGATTATGAGGAGGTTGGAGCTGATAGTTTGGAGGAGGACGATGAGGGAGAAGAATACTAA